In Enterobacter cloacae, the following are encoded in one genomic region:
- a CDS encoding putative phosphoenolpyruvate synthase regulatory protein: MDNAVDRHVFYISDGTAITAEVLGHAVMSQFPVTINSITLPFVENESRARAVKDQIDAIYQQTGIRPLVFYSIVIPEIRTIILQSEGFCQDIVQALVAPLQNEMKLDPTPIAHRTHGLNPGNLTKYDARIAAIDYTLAHDDGISLRNLDQAQVILLGVSRCGKTPTSLYLAMQFGIRAANYPFIADDMDNLILPAALKPLQHKLFGLTINPERLAAIREERRENSRYASLRQCRMEVSEVEALYRKNQIPWLNSTNYSVEEIATKMLDIMGLNRRMY, encoded by the coding sequence ATGGATAATGCTGTCGATCGCCATGTTTTTTATATTTCCGATGGTACGGCGATCACCGCCGAGGTGCTGGGGCACGCGGTGATGTCGCAATTCCCCGTTACGATTAACAGCATCACGCTGCCGTTTGTGGAAAATGAGAGCCGCGCCAGGGCGGTGAAAGACCAGATTGACGCTATTTATCAGCAAACCGGTATCCGACCACTGGTTTTCTATTCCATCGTTATTCCAGAAATTCGCACCATTATTCTGCAAAGTGAAGGCTTCTGTCAGGACATTGTGCAGGCTCTGGTCGCCCCGTTGCAGAACGAAATGAAGCTCGACCCGACCCCCATCGCTCACCGTACTCACGGGCTGAACCCCGGTAACCTGACCAAGTACGATGCGCGCATCGCCGCCATTGATTACACGCTGGCGCACGACGATGGTATCTCTCTGCGTAATCTGGATCAGGCTCAGGTGATCCTGCTGGGTGTGTCACGCTGCGGAAAAACGCCGACCAGCCTCTACCTGGCCATGCAGTTTGGTATTCGCGCGGCAAACTACCCCTTTATTGCCGATGACATGGATAACCTGATCCTGCCTGCCGCGCTTAAGCCGTTGCAGCACAAGCTGTTTGGCCTGACCATCAACCCTGAACGCCTGGCGGCTATTCGGGAAGAGCGGCGCGAAAACAGCCGTTACGCCTCATTGCGCCAGTGTCGAATGGAAGTCTCTGAGGTTGAAGCGCTGTACCGGAAAAACCAGATCCCCTGGCTCAACAGCACCAACTACTCGGTAGAAGAAATTGCGACCAAAATGCTCGACATCATGGGGCTGAATCGCCGGATGTACTAA
- the aroH gene encoding phospho-2-dehydro-3-deoxyheptonate aldolase, Trp-sensitive, with protein MNKTDELRTARIDSLVTPSELAQRHPLSAGVAEHVTASRRRIEKILNGEDKRLLVVIGPCSIHDLDAAMDYAKRLQGLRDKHQQRLEIVMRTYFEKPRTVVGWKGLISDPDLNGSYRVNHGIELARKLLLQVNELGVPTATEFLDMVTGQFIADLISWGAIGARTTESQIHREMASALSCPVGFKNGTDGNTRIAVDAIRASRASHMFLSPDKNGQMTIYQTSGNPYGHIIMRGGKKPNYHAQDIAAACETLAEFDLPEHLVVDFSHGNCQKQHRRQLDVCDEVCQQIRSGSSAIAGIMAESFIKEGTQKIVAGQPMVYGQSITDPCLSWEDTELLLEKLALAVDSRF; from the coding sequence ATGAATAAAACTGACGAACTCCGCACTGCGCGCATTGATAGCCTGGTGACACCGTCTGAACTGGCACAGCGGCACCCCCTTTCCGCAGGTGTTGCGGAACATGTAACGGCATCCCGCCGACGCATTGAAAAAATCCTCAATGGTGAAGACAAACGTCTTCTGGTGGTTATTGGGCCTTGCTCCATCCATGACCTGGATGCCGCAATGGATTATGCAAAACGCCTTCAGGGTCTGCGTGATAAACACCAGCAGCGTCTGGAGATTGTGATGCGCACCTACTTTGAAAAGCCGCGTACCGTCGTGGGCTGGAAAGGGTTAATCTCCGATCCTGATCTCAATGGCAGCTATCGCGTCAATCACGGCATTGAGCTGGCGCGTAAGTTGCTGTTGCAGGTGAATGAGCTGGGTGTACCGACTGCGACCGAATTCCTCGATATGGTGACCGGGCAATTTATCGCCGACCTGATAAGCTGGGGTGCCATTGGCGCTCGCACCACGGAAAGCCAAATCCACCGTGAGATGGCTTCAGCCCTCTCCTGCCCGGTTGGCTTTAAAAATGGTACCGATGGCAACACCCGTATTGCCGTCGATGCGATCCGTGCTTCACGTGCCAGCCATATGTTCCTCTCCCCGGATAAAAACGGCCAGATGACCATTTACCAGACCAGCGGCAACCCGTACGGGCATATCATTATGCGTGGCGGTAAAAAACCGAACTATCACGCACAGGATATCGCCGCAGCCTGCGAAACGCTGGCCGAATTTGACCTGCCGGAACACCTGGTTGTGGATTTCAGCCACGGTAACTGCCAGAAACAGCATCGCCGCCAGTTGGATGTTTGCGATGAGGTCTGCCAGCAGATCCGCAGCGGCTCCAGCGCCATTGCCGGTATTATGGCCGAAAGCTTCATCAAGGAAGGTACGCAGAAAATTGTTGCCGGGCAGCCGATGGTGTACGGTCAGTCTATTACCGACCCATGCCTGAGCTGGGAAGATACCGAACTGCTGCTGGAGAAACTGGCTTTGGCGGTTGATAGCCGCTTCTGA